One segment of Streptomyces sp. YIM 121038 DNA contains the following:
- a CDS encoding SEC-C metal-binding domain-containing protein: protein MRPDTPADHVDHIAEAERLERTAGLYPEDAEHLLLQAAAHLELADARDRATTLYDQLLSPSAPHPPENPTLIRALKAANLWEYGHEAEARAIIDGVRGQRPADAAPWVIVAESLESHDELDQAHDTFSEALALLLPAPDLEPPYATHPLLYGRHRVRRLLGAPHDNWDERADRVHRARAAASGRTPVPLDELHDPKRIWALGSENPEEIRAEITRLQAELGTYREALSRPFPVAVLHWPATELTELLTAYPGLAAEYPSHEAHLTTIEASLRELSASGTPNLGIVTGTVPSYEAFAASEGTPPSDPALLPQYATTLAARGRAEEWPPRDDEQCWCGSERDYANCHKTQWTSS from the coding sequence ATGCGCCCCGACACGCCTGCCGACCACGTCGACCACATCGCCGAAGCGGAGCGCCTGGAGCGCACCGCGGGCCTCTACCCGGAGGACGCCGAACACCTCCTCCTCCAGGCGGCGGCCCATCTGGAGCTGGCCGACGCCCGAGACCGCGCGACGACGCTCTACGACCAGCTCCTGTCCCCGTCGGCACCGCACCCGCCGGAGAACCCCACCCTGATCCGCGCGCTCAAGGCGGCGAACCTCTGGGAGTACGGCCACGAGGCGGAGGCCAGGGCGATCATCGACGGCGTGCGCGGCCAGCGCCCGGCGGACGCCGCCCCGTGGGTGATCGTGGCGGAGTCCCTGGAGTCCCACGACGAGCTGGACCAGGCGCACGACACGTTCTCGGAGGCGCTGGCCCTCCTGCTCCCCGCGCCCGACCTCGAACCGCCGTACGCCACGCACCCGTTGCTCTACGGCCGGCACCGCGTCCGGCGCCTGCTCGGCGCGCCGCACGACAACTGGGACGAGCGCGCGGACCGCGTCCACCGGGCCCGCGCGGCGGCGTCGGGCCGCACGCCGGTGCCCCTGGACGAGCTCCACGACCCGAAGCGGATCTGGGCCCTCGGCTCGGAGAACCCGGAGGAGATCCGCGCCGAGATCACCCGCCTCCAGGCGGAACTGGGCACGTACCGGGAGGCCCTGTCCCGCCCCTTCCCGGTGGCGGTCCTGCACTGGCCCGCCACGGAACTCACCGAGCTCCTGACGGCGTATCCCGGCCTTGCGGCCGAATACCCCTCCCACGAGGCCCACTTGACGACGATAGAGGCCTCCCTGCGCGAGCTGTCCGCCTCCGGCACCCCCAACCTCGGCATCGTCACCGGCACGGTCCCCTCCTACGAAGCCTTCGCCGCCTCCGAGGGCACCCCACCGTCGGACCCGGCCCTCCTCCCCCAGTACGCGACGACACTGGCGGCGAGGGGGCGGGCGGAGGAGTGGCCACCACGGGACGATGAGCAGTGCTGGTGCGGGTCAGAGCGCGACTACGCCAACTGCCACAAAACCCAGTGGACGAGCAGTTAA